A part of Arachis hypogaea cultivar Tifrunner chromosome 12, arahy.Tifrunner.gnm2.J5K5, whole genome shotgun sequence genomic DNA contains:
- the LOC112729123 gene encoding pentatricopeptide repeat-containing protein At2g22070-like, with amino-acid sequence MGITKPPCTTSYASHSDLYADVLQSAIKSRDPFVGRSVHAQIIKHDLHLDVFLMNNLLNFYAKTGSFSDVHRVFTKMPLKTIFSWNTILSAYAKRGNFKAAQRVMISCGVSPTQFTFTNVLASCAATEALDIGRKVHSFIVKLGLSSVVPVANLLLNMYAKSGDSVMANVVFDRMSSSSKPDKYTLESVLSACANLENLKLGKQIHAYMVRANIDISGAVRNALILMYAKAGGIKISHRIVDITGYAQNGLLSDALDLFKKMVREGPKPNNYTLAAVLSVFSSLASLGHGNHLHATAIRLQEASSIFVGNALITMYSRSGSIKDAGKVFKQICSNKNKLTWTYMIIALAQHGFGKDAAELFDTMLKLDIEPDQITYVGVLFACSHVGLVQQGKSYFSLMKNVHHIEPTSSHYACMIDLLGRAGLLEEAYHFIKNMPVEPDVIAWGSLLASCRVHKNVDLAKVAPENLLLLDPNNSGAYSALANTLSACRRWKDAAMIRKSMKDRVVKKEQGISWVQIHNKVHIFRVEDRLHPQRDPIYRMISKIWMEIKKMGFIPNTNSVLHDLDQEVKEQILRHHSEKLAIAFALLNTPGYATLRH; translated from the exons ATGGGGATCACAAAACCTCCCTGCACTACTTCTTATGCTTCCCATTCCGATTTATACGCCGATGTTCTCCAATCCGCTATCAAATCCAGAGACCCTTTTGTCGGAAGATCCGTTCATGCTCAAATCATCAAACACGACCTTCACTTGGATGTCTTCTTGATGAACAATCTCCTCAATTTTTATGCTAAAACTGGTTCCTTCTCTGATGTTCACCGCGTGTTCACTAAAATGCCGCTGAAGACCATTTTCTCCTGGAACACCATTCTGTCAGCATATGCCAAAAGGGGGAACTTCAAAGCTGCACAGCGAGT GATGATTTCATGTGGAGTGTCGCCAACCCAGTTCACATTTACCAATGTTCTTGCTTCATGTGCTGCAACTGAAGCACTGGATATTGGTAGAAAGGTTCACTCCTTCATTGTAAAACTTGGATTATCTAGTGTTGTTCCTGTGGCCAATTTACTTCTTAACATGTATGCAAAGTCAGGTGATTCAGTAATGGCAAATGTTGTGTTTGACCGGATGAG TTCATCTTCAAAGCCAGATAAGTACACCTTGGAAAGTGTTCTGTCAGCTTGTGCCAATCTTGAAAATTTGAAACTTGGGAAACAAATCCATGCGTACATGGTAAGAGCTAATATAGACATATCTGGAGCCGTGAGAAATGCTCTGATCTTAATGTATGCAAAGGCTGGTGGCATTAAAATTTCTCATAGGATTGTAGATATTACAG GTTATGCACAGAATGGTTTACTTAGCGATGCTTTGGATCTCTTCAAGAAAATGGTTAGAGAAGGTCCAAAGCCAAACAACTATACTTTAGCAGCAGTTTTAAGTGTCTTTTCAAGCTTGGCTTCTCTTGGTCACGGTAATCACCTTCATGCAACTGCCATAAGATTACAAGAAGCATCATCAATTTTTGTTGGTAATGCTTTAATTACTATGTATTCAAGATCAGGAAGCATCAAAGATGCAGGGAAAGTATTCAAACAAATATGCTCTAACAAGAATAAATTGACTTGGACTTACATGATTATAGCTCTAGCTCAACATGGTTTTGGAAAAGATGCCGCAGAACTGTTCGACACTATGCTGAAACTTGACATAGAGCCTGACCAAATTACTTATGTTGGTGTCTTGTTTGCTTGTTCGCACGTGGGATTGGTACAACAGGGTAAGAGTTACTTTAGTTTAATGAAAAATGTTCATCACATTGAACCCACCTCTAGCCATTATGCTTGCATGATTGACCTGCTTGGGCGTGCTGGattgcttgaagaagcatatCATTTTATAAAAAACATGCCTGTTGAACCAGATGTTATAGCTTGGGGTTCACTTTTGGCTTCTTGCAGGGTTCATAAAAATGTGGATTTAGCTAAAGTGGCACCTGAAAATTTGCTTCTTCTTGATCCCAACAATAGTGGGGCTTACTCAGCACTTGCTAATACGCTTTCAGCTTGTAGAAGATGGAAAGATGCTGCTATGATTAGGAAATCAATGAAGGACAGAGTAGTAAAGAAGGAACAAGGAATCAGCTGGGTTCAAATCCACAACAAGGTCCATATTTTTAGGGTTGAAGATAGGCTTCATCCACAAAGAGATCCAATATATAGAATGATTTCAAAAATATGGATGGAGATAAAGAAAATGGGCTTTATTCCAAACACTAATTCTGTCTTGCATGATCTAGACCAGGAAGTGAAGGAACAAATCCTTAGACACCATAGCGAAAAACTCGCTATTGCATTTGCTTTGTTAAATACTCCAGGATATGCGACATTGCGACATTGA